In Georgenia soli, a genomic segment contains:
- a CDS encoding lysylphosphatidylglycerol synthase transmembrane domain-containing protein: protein MARPTGGAGAVEPAVTVVDDPVPETVREFSDAVGIVLAVLGVTLTLLLASFAHGTTTGLAQDVKGLEGVLRQFVIVPAAILERVVALVLPLAVLAELVVRRETRQAVSSLVAGVLGVVVCSAVVALLRRAGPADLVLGLSVVRDGSPELSVPVSLAMVAALLTAAGPRSRRRSVAWSWRAVWVTVGILLVTAQAALLGAALALLLGRGVGLAVRYVVGVPTGRAYGEELVGALRRAGFRPVRITRCPGAGHRRYALTTEDGRELEMTVLDSDRQVAALLSRLWEAVRVREVGAPPLSARETAEHLVALTALVREAGARMPAVRAVTVARDSTVLVQDRPGGAAQLSQLAPVQITDEVLRLVWQELRRVHRCGVAHRRLSSGSVLVELTGPDPGVWFTRWESGSIAASELVRRADLAQMLTLLAVRVGTDRALRSARESLTPDELAGLVPLLQPVALPRATREELRGRRELLAELRSAVVGPGGDAAAAEPVQLVRLGGRQAFTATAATVAVVVVLTTVNLDDISAALTAGDWRWSVAAFLLGLTTFAGVAATYVALAPKPVPFGRAVLVQVAASFVALAAPALVGHAGINVRMFTRQGIDTARALAAVGLVQVSQFVVTVLLLVVLAVLSGASTAPIPTTSPATLLTLAAVVGAAGAALLVRPLREWLARKVLPVVRQTWPLVVTLVSHPRRLALTVLGNVVTSLGWILALYCSLAAFGTHLSAIQVALVYFAGNAAGSVVPTPGGIGSIDVAMIAGLTAVGVGPGVAVSATVVFRVVTFWVQIPLGWVALRHLMRRNAV, encoded by the coding sequence CCGGAGACGGTGCGGGAGTTCTCCGACGCGGTCGGCATCGTCCTCGCCGTCCTGGGCGTGACGCTGACGCTGCTCCTGGCGTCGTTCGCGCACGGCACCACCACCGGCCTCGCGCAGGACGTGAAGGGCCTCGAGGGGGTGCTGCGGCAGTTCGTCATCGTCCCGGCGGCCATCCTCGAGCGGGTCGTCGCGCTCGTCCTCCCCCTCGCCGTGCTCGCCGAGCTCGTCGTGCGGCGCGAGACCCGGCAGGCCGTCTCCAGCCTGGTGGCCGGGGTGCTCGGGGTCGTCGTGTGCTCAGCGGTGGTCGCCCTCCTGCGCCGCGCAGGACCCGCGGACCTGGTGCTGGGCCTCTCCGTGGTCCGCGACGGCTCGCCGGAGCTGTCCGTGCCCGTCTCCCTGGCGATGGTCGCCGCCCTGCTCACCGCCGCCGGGCCGCGGAGCCGACGGCGCAGCGTCGCGTGGTCGTGGCGCGCGGTGTGGGTGACCGTGGGCATCCTGCTCGTGACCGCGCAGGCCGCGCTGCTCGGTGCCGCGCTCGCCCTCCTGCTGGGACGTGGGGTCGGGCTGGCGGTGCGGTACGTCGTCGGCGTGCCGACCGGGCGCGCGTACGGCGAGGAGCTCGTGGGCGCCCTCCGCCGGGCCGGGTTCCGGCCGGTCCGCATCACCCGGTGCCCGGGTGCGGGGCACCGCCGGTACGCGCTCACCACCGAGGACGGACGAGAGCTCGAGATGACCGTCCTCGACAGCGACCGCCAGGTGGCCGCGCTGCTCTCCCGCCTGTGGGAGGCGGTGCGGGTCCGGGAGGTCGGCGCGCCGCCGCTCTCCGCCCGGGAGACCGCCGAGCACCTCGTGGCCCTGACGGCCCTGGTCCGGGAGGCCGGCGCCCGGATGCCGGCCGTGCGCGCCGTCACGGTCGCCCGAGACTCGACGGTGCTCGTCCAGGACCGCCCCGGCGGCGCTGCCCAGCTCTCCCAGCTCGCCCCGGTGCAGATCACCGACGAGGTGCTGCGCCTCGTCTGGCAGGAGCTGCGACGGGTCCACCGGTGCGGCGTCGCCCACCGACGCCTCAGCTCCGGGTCGGTGCTGGTGGAGCTGACCGGCCCGGACCCCGGGGTGTGGTTCACCCGGTGGGAGTCCGGGTCGATCGCCGCCTCGGAGCTGGTCCGGCGCGCCGACCTCGCCCAGATGCTCACGCTGCTCGCCGTGCGGGTCGGCACCGACCGCGCCCTCCGCTCCGCCCGCGAGTCGCTCACGCCGGACGAGCTGGCCGGGCTGGTGCCGCTCCTGCAGCCCGTGGCGCTGCCGCGCGCGACGCGGGAGGAGCTGCGGGGCCGGCGCGAGCTGCTGGCCGAGCTCCGGTCCGCCGTCGTCGGGCCCGGCGGGGACGCCGCCGCCGCGGAGCCGGTCCAGCTGGTGCGTCTCGGCGGCCGTCAGGCGTTCACGGCGACCGCGGCGACGGTGGCCGTCGTGGTCGTGCTGACCACCGTCAACCTCGACGACATCTCCGCCGCGCTCACCGCGGGCGACTGGCGCTGGAGCGTCGCCGCCTTCCTGCTCGGGCTCACGACCTTCGCGGGGGTCGCGGCGACGTACGTGGCGCTCGCCCCGAAGCCCGTGCCCTTCGGCAGGGCCGTTCTCGTCCAGGTCGCGGCCTCGTTCGTGGCGCTCGCCGCGCCCGCCCTGGTCGGCCACGCCGGGATCAACGTCCGGATGTTCACCCGCCAGGGGATCGACACCGCCCGCGCCCTGGCCGCGGTCGGGCTCGTGCAGGTCTCGCAGTTCGTGGTCACCGTGCTGCTGCTCGTGGTCCTCGCGGTGCTCTCCGGCGCCTCGACGGCCCCGATCCCCACCACCAGCCCGGCCACGCTGCTGACCCTGGCCGCGGTGGTGGGCGCGGCCGGCGCCGCCCTCCTGGTGCGGCCCCTGCGGGAGTGGCTGGCACGCAAGGTGCTGCCGGTCGTCCGCCAGACCTGGCCGCTCGTGGTGACGCTCGTCAGCCACCCGCGCCGGCTCGCCCTCACCGTGCTCGGCAACGTGGTGACGAGCCTCGGCTGGATCCTCGCGCTGTACTGCTCCCTCGCGGCCTTCGGCACGCACCTCAGCGCCATCCAGGTGGCGCTGGTCTACTTCGCGGGGAACGCCGCCGGGTCGGTGGTCCCGACACCGGGCGGGATCGGCTCGATCGACGTGGCCATGATCGCCGGCCTGACGGCGGTCGGGGTGGGCCCGGGCGTGGCGGTGTCCGCCACCGTCGTCTTCCGCGTCGTGACGTTCTGGGTGCAGATCCCGCTCGGCTGGGTGGCGCTGCGGCACCTGATGCGCCGCAACGCCGTCTGA
- a CDS encoding DUF2231 domain-containing protein: MFDLIGGLPLHPLVVHAVVVLIPLAVLGAIATILVPRWRRYLPVVAVVATLAALALPVATQSGEALERRVGEPGVHAALGGQLLWLGLALAAVLWVLVLVDRYRRRAGRRGRGVAATAVAALTVVLALATGVQVYRVGDTGARAVWADQVGSSAVHGDGD, encoded by the coding sequence ATGTTCGATCTCATCGGTGGACTGCCCCTGCACCCGCTCGTGGTGCACGCGGTGGTCGTCCTGATCCCGCTCGCCGTGCTCGGCGCGATCGCCACGATCCTGGTGCCGCGCTGGCGGCGGTACCTGCCCGTCGTGGCGGTCGTCGCCACGCTGGCCGCCCTGGCGCTGCCGGTGGCCACGCAGTCCGGCGAGGCGCTCGAGAGGCGGGTGGGTGAGCCCGGTGTGCACGCGGCGCTGGGTGGCCAGCTCCTGTGGCTCGGGCTCGCGCTGGCCGCGGTGCTGTGGGTCCTCGTCCTGGTCGACCGCTACCGCCGGCGGGCGGGGCGCCGTGGGCGCGGCGTCGCCGCGACGGCGGTCGCGGCGCTCACGGTCGTGCTCGCGCTGGCGACCGGGGTGCAGGTGTACCGCGTGGGTGACACGGGAGCGAGGGCCGTGTGGGCGGACCAGGTGGGCTCCTCGGCCGTCCACGGCGACGGCGACTGA
- a CDS encoding FAD:protein FMN transferase has protein sequence MTALAAPEAGALRTRAWHRTVMGMPVSIHLRAPDLPAGAERSVAAVYAELRRLDGMFSTYRPDSAVSLLADGVLTPEQCPPEVSEVLDLCELARELTAGAIDARRPLPDGGSRVDPTGLVKGWAVERAAAPLHDLPGTDFYVNAGGDLLCHVADEGRPAWRVGIEDPQRPDRLRAVITMRDGGVATSGAARRGHHIWDPRAGGAADGPASVTVSGPTLLWADVLATATYVSGAGSARWAATAGYQVDVVAHDGGLLRTCPVLGPTDGRTPPGL, from the coding sequence GTGACCGCCCTGGCCGCGCCCGAGGCCGGTGCCCTCCGCACGCGCGCCTGGCACCGGACGGTGATGGGCATGCCCGTCAGCATCCACCTGCGGGCCCCCGACCTGCCGGCAGGGGCGGAGCGGTCCGTCGCCGCCGTCTACGCGGAGCTGCGGCGTCTTGACGGCATGTTCAGCACCTACCGACCCGACTCGGCGGTCAGCCTCCTCGCCGACGGCGTGCTGACGCCCGAGCAGTGCCCGCCGGAGGTGAGCGAGGTGCTCGACCTGTGCGAGCTCGCCCGGGAGCTCACCGCAGGGGCGATCGACGCCCGCCGACCGCTGCCGGACGGCGGGTCACGGGTCGACCCGACCGGACTGGTCAAGGGCTGGGCGGTCGAGCGCGCCGCCGCGCCCCTCCACGACCTGCCCGGCACCGACTTCTACGTCAACGCGGGCGGCGACCTGCTGTGCCACGTGGCGGACGAGGGCCGTCCGGCGTGGCGCGTCGGGATCGAGGACCCGCAGCGCCCGGACCGGCTCAGGGCCGTCATCACGATGCGCGACGGCGGCGTCGCCACCTCCGGGGCGGCCCGCCGGGGCCACCACATCTGGGACCCGCGAGCGGGCGGCGCTGCCGACGGGCCGGCGTCGGTGACCGTCTCCGGCCCCACCCTGCTGTGGGCCGACGTCCTCGCCACGGCCACCTACGTCTCCGGCGCCGGGTCGGCGCGGTGGGCGGCGACCGCCGGGTACCAGGTCGACGTCGTCGCCCACGACGGCGGCCTTCTCCGCACCTGCCCGGTGCTCGGACCGACCGACGGTCGGACCCCGCCCGGGCTCTGA
- a CDS encoding FMN-binding protein has product MRRIVVAGAMTASGLVLLLSYPTSTGQGLAGAAPTGTSSAGGGSASASGGGAGGAAPSQGRSSAGASKAPSGTYTGAAVGTQWGNVQVEITVRDGHVVDATAVQVPHENSMDAQINSYAVPMLQQETVQAGSARIDAVTGATVTSTGYIQSLQSALDEAGLR; this is encoded by the coding sequence ATGAGAAGGATCGTCGTCGCCGGTGCCATGACCGCCAGCGGGCTCGTCCTGCTGCTGTCCTACCCCACCTCCACCGGACAGGGCCTCGCCGGCGCCGCCCCCACCGGGACCTCCTCCGCCGGAGGCGGCAGCGCGTCCGCCTCCGGCGGAGGGGCGGGCGGGGCGGCGCCGTCGCAGGGGCGGTCCTCGGCCGGAGCGTCGAAGGCGCCGTCGGGCACGTACACGGGTGCCGCCGTCGGGACCCAGTGGGGCAACGTGCAGGTGGAGATCACCGTCCGGGACGGCCACGTCGTCGACGCCACGGCGGTGCAGGTGCCGCACGAGAACTCCATGGACGCGCAGATCAACTCCTACGCCGTGCCCATGCTGCAGCAGGAGACGGTCCAGGCCGGCAGTGCCAGGATCGACGCCGTCACCGGGGCCACCGTCACGAGCACCGGGTACATCCAGTCGCTGCAGTCGGCGCTCGACGAGGCGGGCCTGCGGTGA
- a CDS encoding GAF and ANTAR domain-containing protein, with product MYDHDLFVSTLSDFVRTLVEPYDTDTVLDDLAASVRETLHLTGAGVSLAEDGRIRMATVIPPHLVLLENYQEEHQTGPSVDAFRESRAVVVSDADELRARWPGYAALAIECGTHAVAALPLALSGRTFGTLTMYAESREWPEPDLAAASLFGGMATAYLVHESVHQQQQQLNSQLTHALESRIVIEQAKGILAEAHGETVETAFERIRSHARSHSVKVRDVSEAIVRMGLRL from the coding sequence TTGTACGACCACGACCTGTTCGTCAGCACGCTGTCCGACTTCGTGCGCACCCTGGTCGAGCCCTACGACACCGACACCGTGCTCGATGACCTGGCCGCGAGCGTCCGGGAGACGCTGCACCTGACCGGCGCGGGCGTCTCGCTCGCCGAGGACGGCCGGATCCGGATGGCCACGGTCATCCCGCCTCACCTCGTCCTCCTGGAGAACTACCAGGAGGAGCACCAGACCGGGCCGTCCGTCGACGCCTTCCGCGAGAGCCGGGCGGTCGTCGTGTCGGACGCGGACGAGCTGCGCGCACGCTGGCCCGGTTACGCCGCGCTCGCGATCGAGTGCGGCACCCACGCCGTCGCCGCCCTCCCTCTCGCGCTCAGCGGCAGGACCTTCGGCACGCTGACCATGTACGCCGAGAGCCGTGAGTGGCCGGAGCCGGACCTGGCCGCCGCCTCGTTGTTCGGCGGGATGGCGACCGCCTACCTCGTCCACGAGTCGGTGCACCAGCAGCAGCAGCAGCTCAACAGCCAGCTCACCCACGCGCTGGAGTCGCGGATCGTCATCGAGCAGGCCAAGGGGATTCTCGCCGAGGCGCACGGGGAGACTGTCGAGACCGCTTTCGAGCGCATCCGTTCCCACGCCAGGAGCCACAGCGTCAAGGTCCGCGACGTCTCGGAGGCGATCGTGCGGATGGGGCTGCGTCTCTAA
- a CDS encoding DUF6098 family protein: MRYADVIEIPTYDRPLHHDLATVDAVSDLVQAQQRKGDLYLRVSRGPDDVHTGSRHPESGYPLPGLACWPLVPEPWWPAGTSTWIARQLVSHSYLLSERAQAWVLTGPVVGRGADGEPLVAPANPVALVGHGAFLEAESVYAAWRCRDVR, translated from the coding sequence ATGCGGTACGCCGACGTCATCGAGATCCCCACCTACGACCGCCCGCTGCACCACGACCTGGCGACAGTCGACGCGGTCAGCGACCTGGTGCAGGCCCAGCAGCGCAAGGGCGACCTGTACCTCCGCGTCAGCCGCGGCCCGGACGACGTCCACACCGGGAGCCGTCACCCCGAGAGCGGGTACCCGCTCCCCGGGCTCGCCTGCTGGCCGCTGGTCCCGGAACCGTGGTGGCCCGCCGGCACGTCGACGTGGATCGCCCGCCAGCTCGTCAGCCACTCCTACCTGCTCTCCGAGCGCGCCCAGGCCTGGGTGCTGACGGGCCCGGTCGTCGGCCGGGGCGCCGACGGCGAGCCGCTCGTGGCGCCCGCGAACCCCGTCGCGCTCGTCGGGCACGGCGCGTTCCTGGAGGCGGAGAGCGTCTACGCCGCGTGGCGCTGCCGCGACGTGCGCTGA
- the bcp gene encoding thioredoxin-dependent thiol peroxidase encodes MPRLEPTQTAPDFTLPTADGGQVSLAALREDARKGVVVYFYPAAGTPGCTKEACDFRDSLASLQGAGYAVVGISPDGVEKLARFAEAEGLTFPLASDADHEVLDAYGAWGEKKNYGKTYVGVIRSTVVVGKDGTVELAQYNVRATGHVARLRKLLGVD; translated from the coding sequence ATGCCCCGCCTCGAGCCCACCCAGACCGCACCGGACTTCACGCTCCCCACGGCCGACGGTGGCCAGGTATCGCTGGCCGCCCTGCGTGAGGACGCCCGGAAGGGCGTCGTCGTCTACTTCTACCCGGCGGCCGGGACGCCGGGGTGCACGAAGGAGGCCTGCGACTTCCGCGACTCCCTGGCCTCCCTGCAGGGGGCTGGCTACGCCGTCGTCGGGATCTCCCCGGACGGCGTCGAGAAGCTGGCACGGTTCGCCGAGGCTGAGGGGCTGACCTTCCCGCTCGCCTCCGACGCGGACCACGAGGTCCTGGACGCCTACGGGGCCTGGGGCGAGAAGAAGAACTACGGGAAGACGTACGTCGGCGTGATCCGCTCGACCGTCGTCGTCGGGAAGGACGGCACGGTCGAGCTCGCGCAGTACAACGTGCGGGCCACCGGGCACGTCGCGCGGCTGCGCAAGCTGCTCGGCGTCGACTGA
- a CDS encoding NUDIX hydrolase family protein, which translates to MSDIASGDLGPWLSPEDLDLVRRKVPILYIDAVPARLDRHGEVESVGLLLRATSEGTISRALVSGRVLYHETIREALERHLDKDLGPMALPRLPQSLVPFAVGEYFPTPGSPFHDPRQHAVSLAYVVPVVGDCHPANDTLELTWLTPAEAVTPEILNDMVEGHAILLKQALAHLGRLR; encoded by the coding sequence GTGAGTGACATCGCGAGCGGCGACCTCGGTCCATGGCTCTCCCCCGAGGACCTGGACCTGGTGCGCCGAAAGGTTCCCATCCTCTACATCGACGCGGTCCCGGCCCGCCTGGACCGGCACGGGGAGGTCGAGTCAGTCGGTCTCCTGCTACGGGCGACGTCGGAGGGCACCATCTCCCGCGCGCTCGTCTCGGGGCGGGTGCTCTACCACGAGACCATCCGGGAGGCCCTCGAACGGCACCTGGACAAGGACCTCGGGCCGATGGCGCTGCCGCGGCTGCCGCAGTCGCTGGTGCCGTTCGCCGTCGGCGAGTACTTCCCGACGCCGGGCAGCCCGTTCCACGACCCGCGCCAGCACGCCGTCTCCCTCGCGTACGTGGTCCCGGTGGTCGGTGACTGCCACCCGGCCAACGACACGCTCGAGCTGACGTGGCTGACACCCGCGGAGGCCGTGACGCCGGAGATCCTCAACGACATGGTGGAGGGGCACGCCATCCTGCTCAAGCAGGCCCTGGCCCACCTGGGGAGGTTGCGCTGA
- a CDS encoding DUF3054 domain-containing protein yields METQPEPIVPGSRNPLKWFAIDLACVLVFTVIGMASHGTPAGEFLQTVWPFLLGLAIAWALPGVRSLPLLIWPTGVIVWAGTTVIGLALRAITGGGVSGAFPFVTAGVLALLIVGWRVIPELQERRHEKQARYL; encoded by the coding sequence ATGGAGACCCAGCCCGAACCGATCGTGCCGGGGTCGAGGAACCCGCTGAAGTGGTTCGCGATCGACCTGGCCTGCGTCCTGGTGTTCACCGTCATCGGCATGGCGTCCCACGGCACGCCCGCCGGGGAGTTCCTGCAGACGGTGTGGCCGTTCCTGCTCGGCCTAGCCATCGCCTGGGCGCTCCCCGGCGTGCGGTCGCTGCCGCTCCTGATCTGGCCCACCGGGGTCATCGTCTGGGCCGGGACCACGGTGATCGGGCTGGCGCTGCGCGCCATCACCGGCGGCGGGGTCTCGGGAGCGTTCCCGTTCGTCACCGCCGGCGTCCTCGCCCTCCTCATCGTCGGCTGGCGGGTGATCCCGGAGCTCCAGGAACGCCGCCACGAGAAGCAGGCGCGCTACCTCTGA
- the adhP gene encoding alcohol dehydrogenase AdhP encodes MHAAVVHELGRPLSVEDRPVPQPGPFQALVRVEYTGVCHTDLHAAHGDWPVPPTPPFVPGHEGAGTVVAVGAGVTRVKVGDRVGNAWLASACGECEYCETGWETLCEAQQNSGYSVDGSFGEYMLVDSRYCALIPDGVDLAAAAPVLCAGVTVYKGLKVTDTRPGEWVLISGIGGLGHIAVQYAVAMGLRVAAVDVDDAKLELARRHGAEVTVNARTTPDPAAAIKEQTGGVHGALVTAVNAHAFPQAVGTLRRGGTVSLVGLPPEKFPLDIFTTVLFGLTVRGSIVGTRKDMSEALDFFARGKIAPTFTVRHLGEINDIFTEMEEGRIEGRVVMDLRA; translated from the coding sequence ATGCACGCGGCCGTCGTCCACGAGCTGGGCCGGCCGCTGTCCGTCGAGGACCGGCCCGTGCCGCAGCCGGGTCCCTTCCAGGCGCTCGTCCGCGTCGAGTACACGGGCGTGTGCCACACCGATCTGCACGCCGCCCACGGCGACTGGCCGGTCCCGCCCACGCCGCCGTTCGTCCCCGGCCACGAGGGTGCCGGGACCGTCGTCGCCGTCGGCGCCGGGGTCACCCGCGTGAAGGTGGGCGACCGGGTCGGCAACGCGTGGCTCGCCAGCGCCTGCGGCGAGTGCGAGTACTGCGAGACCGGCTGGGAGACGCTGTGCGAGGCCCAGCAGAACAGCGGGTACTCCGTGGACGGCTCCTTCGGCGAGTACATGCTGGTGGACTCCCGCTACTGCGCGCTCATCCCCGACGGCGTCGACCTGGCCGCCGCCGCACCGGTGCTGTGCGCCGGGGTCACCGTGTACAAGGGCCTGAAGGTCACGGACACCCGGCCGGGCGAGTGGGTGCTGATCTCGGGCATCGGCGGTCTCGGGCACATCGCCGTCCAGTACGCGGTCGCGATGGGCCTGCGGGTGGCCGCGGTCGACGTCGACGACGCCAAGCTCGAGCTCGCCCGGCGCCACGGCGCCGAGGTGACCGTCAACGCCCGCACGACACCCGACCCTGCGGCGGCGATCAAGGAGCAGACCGGCGGCGTGCACGGCGCGCTCGTCACGGCCGTCAACGCGCACGCCTTCCCGCAGGCCGTGGGCACTCTCCGGCGCGGTGGCACCGTCTCGCTGGTGGGGCTGCCTCCCGAGAAGTTTCCCCTCGACATCTTCACCACGGTGCTGTTCGGCCTGACGGTCCGCGGCTCGATCGTCGGCACCCGCAAGGACATGTCCGAGGCGCTCGACTTCTTCGCCCGCGGCAAGATCGCCCCGACGTTCACCGTCCGTCACCTCGGGGAGATCAACGACATCTTCACCGAGATGGAGGAGGGCCGCATCGAGGGCAGGGTCGTCATGGACCTCCGGGCCTGA
- the rdgB gene encoding RdgB/HAM1 family non-canonical purine NTP pyrophosphatase, whose protein sequence is MSETVPAAGAAPRLVLATHNAHKVRELREILRPLLPGLHASDVVGAGDVGAEPPVEDGVTFAENALIKARALAAATGLPAVADDSGLCVDVLGGAPGVFSARWSGRHGDDLANLELLLAQLAEVPAQHRAAHFACAAALVTPSGTEIVEEGTMPGVLLTAPRGDGGFGYDPILQPAGENRSAAELTAEEKNAISHRGKAFRALAPHIVAALR, encoded by the coding sequence GTGAGCGAGACGGTCCCGGCCGCCGGCGCGGCGCCCCGCCTGGTCCTCGCGACCCACAACGCGCACAAGGTCCGCGAGCTGCGGGAGATCCTGCGGCCGCTGCTGCCGGGCCTGCACGCCTCCGACGTCGTCGGCGCCGGCGACGTCGGGGCGGAGCCCCCGGTGGAGGACGGCGTCACCTTCGCGGAGAACGCCCTCATCAAGGCGCGGGCCCTCGCGGCGGCGACGGGACTGCCCGCCGTCGCGGACGACTCCGGCCTGTGCGTCGACGTGCTCGGCGGCGCCCCGGGAGTCTTCTCCGCGCGGTGGTCCGGCCGGCACGGCGACGACCTCGCCAACCTCGAGCTCCTCCTCGCCCAGCTCGCAGAGGTCCCCGCGCAGCACCGCGCTGCCCACTTCGCGTGCGCGGCCGCGCTCGTGACGCCGTCGGGCACGGAGATCGTCGAGGAGGGCACCATGCCGGGCGTGCTGCTGACCGCGCCGCGCGGGGACGGCGGTTTCGGCTACGACCCGATCCTGCAGCCGGCCGGGGAGAACCGGTCCGCCGCCGAGCTCACCGCGGAGGAGAAGAACGCCATCAGCCACCGTGGCAAGGCGTTCCGGGCTCTCGCCCCGCACATCGTCGCGGCGCTGCGGTAA
- the rph gene encoding ribonuclease PH — protein MTSPDLSTTLRADGRRPDELREVRITRGWLDAAEGSVLVEFGRTRVLCAASFTEGVPRWRQGSGEGWVTAEYAMLPRATNTRSQRESIKGRVGGRTHEISRLIGRSLRAVIDVAALGENTVVLDCDVLQADGGTRTAAITGAYVALADAVAWGTAAGHVQPRRSRPVLKDSVAAVSVGIIDGRPVLDLPYTEDVRAETDMNVVVTGSGDFVEVQGTAEGVPFKRAELDALLDLAVAGTARLRDIQAEALARPLEHLP, from the coding sequence ATGACTTCTCCGGACCTTTCCACGACCCTGCGCGCCGACGGACGGCGCCCCGACGAGCTGCGCGAGGTCCGCATCACCCGCGGCTGGCTCGACGCCGCCGAGGGCAGCGTGCTCGTGGAGTTCGGCCGCACCCGGGTCCTCTGCGCGGCCTCCTTCACCGAGGGTGTGCCGCGCTGGCGCCAGGGCTCCGGCGAGGGCTGGGTCACGGCGGAGTACGCGATGCTGCCGCGGGCGACCAACACCCGGAGCCAGCGTGAGTCGATCAAGGGCCGCGTCGGCGGCCGCACCCACGAGATCTCCCGCCTGATCGGCCGCTCGCTGCGGGCGGTCATCGACGTCGCCGCCCTGGGGGAGAACACCGTCGTCCTGGACTGCGATGTCCTCCAGGCCGACGGCGGCACCCGCACCGCCGCGATCACCGGCGCGTACGTGGCGCTCGCCGACGCGGTCGCGTGGGGCACGGCGGCCGGGCACGTCCAGCCGCGGCGCAGCAGGCCGGTGCTGAAGGACTCCGTCGCCGCCGTCTCCGTCGGGATCATCGACGGCCGGCCCGTCCTCGACCTGCCGTACACCGAGGACGTGCGCGCCGAGACCGACATGAACGTCGTCGTCACCGGCTCCGGGGACTTCGTCGAGGTCCAGGGCACCGCGGAGGGCGTGCCCTTCAAGCGGGCCGAGCTCGACGCCCTGCTCGACCTCGCCGTCGCCGGCACCGCGCGGCTGCGCGACATCCAGGCCGAGGCGCTCGCCCGCCCGCTCGAGCACCTGCCGTGA